A region of Ignavibacteria bacterium DNA encodes the following proteins:
- a CDS encoding STAS domain-containing protein — protein sequence MNFIEQKRDNVLIETINISRATLKEAEDFKNMLIKAIDEGERKIIVDFSQCDFVDSTFLGGLVVSLKRMTAVKGDIRLVGFRPPVRSMFELTRMHKVFEAFESVEDAVNSFASK from the coding sequence ATGAATTTCATCGAACAGAAAAGAGATAATGTCCTAATCGAGACAATTAATATTTCGAGGGCAACACTGAAAGAAGCTGAAGATTTCAAAAACATGCTTATCAAAGCTATTGACGAAGGCGAGAGAAAGATCATTGTTGATTTTTCTCAATGCGATTTCGTTGATAGTACTTTCTTAGGTGGACTTGTGGTAAGTCTTAAACGAATGACTGCGGTTAAGGGAGACATTCGGTTGGTCGGCTTTCGTCCTCCTGTACGTTCTATGTTCGAACTCACTCGTATGCATAAAGTTTTTGAGGCGTTCGAATCAGTTGAAGATGCTGTAAATAGTTTTGCCAGCAAATAA
- a CDS encoding response regulator, with protein sequence MTSQEKKILLIDDDPTIRKLIAYNLKKVGYGIMEADGPDQGFVHLKETTPDLVLCDIMMSGMDGFDFCEKVRADEKYKALPFIFVSAKSSIEDKSRAVALGADDFISKPFILEELLLKIKSVLKRSDIYKSYGAKKVFEAETKPFKAKVLIVDDDPALTRLLEKSLTKQEYSVKLAHNTFDGFNAAKEFQPDLILSDILMPDADGFEFKKLLSADSGLKSIPFVFLTSKTEEADILKGYDVGVQDYVLKTSGINIVVAKVSAIIQSVQRERKKVVDELHQAADSIKMKVVPDAAPKFNGYAVDQWHSAYQGIPGGDFIDYIKLNSDTYAIVFGDVMGKKWGAWYFAFAYAGYIRSAIRFVAHGGGDAFSPAKIMERVNRAVYDDAKVSEIFATLSLIVLNTTTNEMKYTGAGDLPVLLKKAKTNEIVKVESEGLLLGFIEQSDYEDVNIKLELNDELLLFTDGVVEAKNENGEQYGHDRITEVYANSKSDAFLNDLKEKLLNFTNFKLDDDTSAIWIKRVN encoded by the coding sequence TTGACTTCGCAAGAAAAGAAAATACTTCTCATTGACGACGATCCGACAATACGAAAATTAATTGCCTATAATTTAAAGAAGGTCGGTTACGGAATTATGGAAGCTGATGGGCCGGATCAAGGATTTGTTCATCTAAAAGAAACAACACCTGACTTAGTGCTGTGCGACATAATGATGAGCGGAATGGATGGATTTGATTTTTGCGAAAAAGTCCGTGCTGATGAAAAATACAAAGCACTCCCCTTTATTTTTGTTTCAGCAAAAAGTTCGATAGAAGATAAATCTAGAGCAGTTGCATTAGGAGCTGATGATTTTATTTCTAAACCTTTTATCCTTGAAGAACTACTATTAAAAATAAAATCAGTTTTAAAACGATCAGATATCTATAAATCCTATGGTGCAAAAAAAGTATTCGAAGCGGAAACAAAACCATTCAAAGCAAAAGTTTTAATCGTTGACGATGATCCAGCACTTACCCGCTTGCTTGAGAAAAGTCTTACTAAGCAAGAGTATAGTGTTAAGCTTGCTCACAATACTTTTGACGGATTCAATGCCGCAAAAGAATTTCAACCCGATCTAATTCTTTCTGATATCTTAATGCCAGATGCGGATGGATTTGAGTTCAAAAAATTGTTATCTGCTGACAGCGGATTGAAGTCAATTCCTTTCGTTTTTCTTACATCAAAAACCGAAGAGGCTGATATTCTTAAGGGTTACGATGTCGGTGTTCAGGATTATGTTTTAAAAACTTCAGGAATTAATATTGTTGTAGCAAAAGTCTCTGCAATTATTCAATCCGTACAGCGTGAGAGAAAGAAAGTCGTGGATGAATTGCACCAGGCGGCAGACTCAATTAAAATGAAAGTTGTCCCAGATGCAGCACCTAAATTTAATGGATATGCTGTCGATCAATGGCACAGTGCATACCAAGGAATTCCAGGTGGAGATTTTATTGATTATATAAAATTGAACTCTGATACGTATGCAATAGTTTTTGGAGATGTGATGGGTAAAAAATGGGGTGCCTGGTATTTTGCATTTGCCTATGCAGGTTATATTCGGAGTGCAATTAGATTCGTGGCACATGGAGGCGGAGATGCATTCTCACCTGCTAAAATTATGGAAAGAGTTAACCGTGCAGTTTATGACGATGCGAAAGTTTCAGAAATTTTTGCCACCCTCTCATTGATCGTCTTGAACACTACAACAAACGAAATGAAATACACAGGTGCTGGTGATCTTCCGGTTCTTTTGAAAAAAGCAAAAACAAATGAGATCGTTAAAGTTGAGTCTGAAGGTTTGCTCTTGGGATTTATAGAACAGAGCGATTACGAAGATGTTAATATAAAACTTGAACTCAACGACGAGCTTTTACTCTTCACCGATGGAGTTGTTGAAGCAAAAAATGAAAACGGCGAACAATATGGACATGATAGAATAACAGAAGTGTATGCGAACAGTAAATCCGATGCTTTCTTAAATGACCTAAAAGAGAAGCTTCTGAATTTTACCAACTTTAAACTTGATGACGATACAAGTGCGATTTGGATTAAACGAGTAAATTGA